The nucleotide window GCGAGGCGGAGTACATCTTTTCGCTTCATGATTCTAGGACTTCATCATGTTTTAAAATAGAGAATCACAAATAGTTGCGAGAGACACTAAAAATGCAGAAAGTGTTTGATTAGGTGTATTATGTATACCTACCATAGCATATAGAGCATATAGCAGGATACCAGGTCTACAGGTTGTTTCTCCATGAATTGAGAAAGTGGGACATAACATGTATTGTGATCATTACTGTAAGTCTTGCACGAAATCACATAGTTTCTCACTATATGCCAAGAGACTTTGCTATTAATCGGTTATGAGCTAGCGCAATAAGCATAAGGTTAAAGGGACATTGTTAAAGTAGTCTAAGGTAGCGTTAAGGTGACATAATAAAGGAGTTGAATTTTGAATGCGGGCCCATAAAACTAGCCTCCCGTATTGCTGTAACTATCATTCATCATTTTCCAGATGCCTTTCTAGTACCACTTGGGTGTCCGTCTGGCTGGTTTGCACCTTTGGAGTTGGCAGATTTGCTCCGTAAAGTCTTTGCCATGACTCGAACCACGCTAGAATTGGATGTCGCCTTTGGTAATTCACTGGACGCTGCGCAGAAGAGAGGTGATGATCTGTTAAGCTGGATTACAACGGTGTGTAATGTCATGCGATTGTTCTCTATGACTGAAAGGCGCGGAAATATTGTTAGAGCATTCTCATCCTGGGTGTTCTGTGCAGTTTGTGCCTCCGGTCGGCTGTTCTCGTCCAAAGTAAAGGGAAGCCAATACTCGTCGGGTCCTGGCTGTTCGAAATCTGGCTCATATCTTCGCTTGGCATGTCGTATGGGTTGCCAAACTCCTGCGGCTTTCCGCACGATCTTTTCCAAACTAGAGCGCATTGACATATGTTGTGCCTCTGTCAGTAAATCGTCAATGTATGATAGCACGCGGCCAACGACAGTCTGTATAGTCGACGAAAGAGCTTTTTCTTGGGCTTGCGTATTAATTGACTGCAGGACAGACCGGCAAAATGATTCCTTCTCACTGTCAGTCATGGCAAGATCACCAAGAATTTTCCGAATACGGGCATCTTCAGGGATGATGTAGCATGGCTGGAAGATATATTTGTCGATCTCCCTCGCGAGGATAGCAAGAATAATTGCTAAGCGGATTTGTTTCGCTGGCGGGGTATTCGAACAAGGTAGGGGAATGTGGTAGTTACGGACAAGATCGCAGCGTTTTAGATTGGTCCACGCTGAGCCGTTCTGAGGAAATAGATCAGTCAGCCATAATTGATATCTTGCTGTCAATACGTACCGAGATAGCTTCTGTAGTGAAGTCGACATTGAACTGGGAGTACAGCTCTGTCTTGGCAAACTGCCACAGACCAGTGAAATCATCTATCCTGTAAGCTATTAGTATACTATAGCTTCTACTGTGATTTCAGGTGTCACTTACAGGGAGCCCTCGTCCCCTTCATAAAACCCAGAGGCAAATCCTTCAATCGTGTTGAGTCTGGCACGAGTGTTATCCAGCAGTTGTTGAAGGTTCGAATTCTTCTCCTCAAGTGCCTTTGCATTCTCCTTAGTAGTAGAAAGGCTATGTTTTAATCCCGATTCTGCTGCTTTTAGTTGGTCGATGATAGTGTCCCTCGCCTTGAGATTACCCTGTAGGGCACTGATGTCCTGTTGCGCCTGCACCAAAACCTCCGTTTGTTTTCTGAACTCggcctttgcttttcttatcTGTGTTTCTTTGGTGTCCAGGGCTGCATTTTGTGCATTGATAAGGTCGTCTTTCTCTTGCAGGGTCTTTTGAAGCTCTTGCGCACGACTTTGGGTATCTTGATGGCGccgcctttctttctcattcatCAGGAACATTTCGTTGATGGCTgtctccttcttcagatcaCAGTctcttatcttcttttcAAGATCGATgacttgctcttctttggACTTCAGATGGCTCCGCAGTGTCATGTTTTCGTCATGGACTGTCAGAATCATATTGAAGCCCACTGTGGGAGATAATTCCTTGAGTTGGGCAAAGAAGCCTAAAAATGCCTGAACATCAGGGGCCTGGGCCTCGGCCTCGGACTTCACGGATAAGACGGTTGTAGTTGCGGAAGGCATTGCTGACAGTAAAGCTTCGATTGGTTCCCTTGCTAAGATAACAGAGTGAATCGGTGATAGTACATCATTTTCAAAATCATGAGCAGTTTGCGACCTTGGTTCTTATAGTGAGCCGCGGGCCCTGTCCATTCTCTGTCATAGTTGGTGTTCAGCTCTTCGATGCTACTAGCTCTCAAGTGGAAAGTAGTTTGGCGACTGAACTGCCCATTTGATAGAAAGCCATAGGTAGTGTTGTTGTGGCATGGTCTGTATGGTTACCACATCTGTGGTACTGTCACTGCGCATCTGCGCACTATTGCTTACAGGGTTGCAGGTTATAAGATTCTCGAAAGTATTCTGCTTTTGATCTGCTAGAAACCACTCATATCTGACCAAAATAGAGTGAGGCAGTCGGGTTGGAAAGATTAACACATGTTTGACTCATGGGACTTACAGCTCAGCAAACACAAGAAGGGGTTTTGCAACGTGTCGCTTATCCTGGCGGCGCTTTGACCCTACCAACTTGGCCGAGTACTCTAGCAGTTCAAATGAAAATAGTTTCTGTGGATCACTGGCCCAGCACATCTAATCGGAGCGCCCGGATATGCCGGGCTCCATTATCCAAGGCCATGCAGCGCATTAAAGGATTTGCTCTATTAATCATTGGCATGATTGCGACAATCACCAAGTAGAACCCCCTCCCATTAGAGGAGGGGCAATATCTAGCCTATAACTCCGCAACAACAGTATGACAGAACGCTTGCCCCGCACGGAAAAAGCCCGGTCGCCGATGTAGTGGGATTGAACTTCTCGGAGCCCTTTCCGGACCTCGCAGCCAGTAGAACAGCTCGATTTGACTTACCTAAGACTAGATGAAATTGTAGCCTAGAAGTCCCTCGTTCAGGCAACACTTTTgactgcatcttcttctataATGGTGTAAAATTTCGCTTATTGCATAGGCTAGCTCATCTACCCTCCAATTGTTACGGTATCTAGCCATATTCATGAGAGGACTGCGGACAAAAGAACACTGCAGGCAAGTGGGGCCTGAGGGGTAGAGGTGACTGGTCCACCGGAGTCATCGCTTCGTCTGACCGCAAGCCTCCCGGTCGCACCAGTCCTTTTGTGCACTAACAGACCTTGCTTGTCAAATGGAGATGAGAAAGGCGACCGCTGCTGGGATCCCTTCACCCTTGGAGGGCCAGCAATCACTGCACAGACTATAAACCTCTACTTTGCACAACTGCCATGGCTGCCTCGGACTGCTTAAGATGAGCCTGTTTCGTTGTGGTACTGGAAACTGTCGGCTGCTGATGCGAGGGATCAAACATAGACATACATTCTCAGTGTATCCGGATAGCTGGGGAATGTCccctcaagaagcagcataGTTCTGAGGTATAACTTCTCATAGGACCGACATACTACACCTCAAGCCCTTAAATTGACCAGTGAATCTCCACCTCGGTGACTACTAAACATCAGTGTCGATCAAATCCGAATACTATGATTGCGTGCAGGTGGCCAAGAAACGCAAAGGATAGTTCTCACAAGTACTGTACCATCCCTGCAAATAAAGTTACGTGTAGCCGGCATGGAGCAACCAgttaagaaagaaaaatgagCAATTGGTGTGGTGACACATGCAGCCGGTCAGCTTGGGATTACTCGTAATAGCcatgaaataaataatcttttcttaCAAGGAAATCCAGCTGGTAACTAACTTATCATaaactagataattttaagaattcttttttttttcatgtTCTGATTACTACAACAGGCTTTATACTTTAATAGAACAGCTATACCATGAATCCTGAGTGGATTCGGGGTCTGATTTATAAAGCAACCGGGTACTATTCTATGGCTTTTCTGCTCTTACTAtgctattatattattatattttgataGTAATAGCTGGTATATGGCTATGTTATACAAGACTACAGATATTATTCTACCAGGCAAAGCATAGTATCAATAAAAAGctgataattaaattaatccCTGACTCCTTTACAGCAGGTTACATTAGCTTATTTATGAATAAGAGTACTGATAACTCTTTCTTTTATCTAAGATAAAATACAGCGTCTCCTGTCTGAAGAAATTTATGAGCTTTGgataagaaaaagaggaagaaagaaaagacagtTAGTATTgattatagttattaatatagctgTTGTACCTACCGAGCTGGTTTctatgaataaataaattatcagAAAGATAAAAGAACTGGTCCTTAAATtagatactataattaataatcttattttaaatgatactattatctaatcagttaattttttaatctaaAGTACAGTGattaatctattaaatataataactaaatctttttaatttatcgGAATATGCTCTTTCCCTAATGGgagtatttttaaattactaATAGTAATTACTTTAAGGTAAGATACTCCAGTTCTTTTCAGATATAATTATGGAATTgatttaaatacttataaaaaataatagtatgaTTATTATGGGCAGAGAATAATTTTGAGTTAGACACAGACACTGAACAATATTGAAACCCATCTCGAAAAACCAATACCAACCCCACAAATTTTTCGAAGTTGTCATGCCTTCTTCCACGCTCAAATGTAGGCACAAGTATTATTTTGAATGAGATCAGTATTTTCCAAGAACCATAAAAACCCAGGTATTATAATCTCACCTGTTCAGTTGACTACGCCACTGCTACCAGTCTGCGTTACTGCATCTAGACGAGATTGCAATCAGCTATACCTGCCGACTTCCACGTTAATTTTCTAACATGCTAGCAGACACTCGCTGTTCTCTGGTATTGACGAGTATGACTTCTATTTTAGAACAACCTTTGGATTATGTTGTCCATTTGACTCGATCGTTATTGCGTGGTAGCTGGGTCTGACTCGGGCGGCACAGTCCAAGACGGAAGAACGAACTTCTGAGAACaccaggagaagatgaggtttTGTAAATATTGAGGAGTGAAGAAAGCCGTCTGTCACTTCTTGCCCTTTTTCTGATCATTTCGTCATAAGGCTGGCCGACGACGCAGTTTGGGATCGTCTCTTAGTCTCTGCTGTTTTTAGTACTAAGCCCCATCAATACTGCTTGTATAGTTACATTgataatctttcttttccaggtTAGTTACTGGATATTCTAATCCAAC belongs to Aspergillus luchuensis IFO 4308 DNA, chromosome 3, nearly complete sequence and includes:
- a CDS encoding uncharacterized protein (COG:S;~EggNog:ENOG410PT48); the encoded protein is MPSATTTVLSVKSEAEAQAPDVQAFLGFFAQLKELSPTVGFNMILTVHDENMTLRSHLKSKEEQVIDLEKKIRDCDLKKETAINEMFLMNEKERRRHQDTQSRAQELQKTLQEKDDLINAQNAALDTKETQIRKAKAEFRKQTEVLVQAQQDISALQGNLKARDTIIDQLKAAESGLKHSLSTTKENAKALEEKNSNLQQLLDNTRARLNTIEGFASGFYEGDEGSLIDDFTGLWQFAKTELYSQFNVDFTTEAISNGSAWTNLKRCDLVRNYHIPLPCSNTPPAKQIRLAIILAILAREIDKYIFQPCYIIPEDARIRKILGDLAMTDSEKESFCRSVLQSINTQAQEKALSSTIQTVVGRVLSYIDDLLTEAQHMSMRSSLEKIVRKAAGVWQPIRHAKRRYEPDFEQPGPDEYWLPFTLDENSRPEAQTAQNTQDENALTIFPRLSVIENNRMTLHTVVIQLNRSSPLFCAASSELPKATSNSSVVRVMAKTLRSKSANSKGANQPDGHPSGTRKASGK